From Harpia harpyja isolate bHarHar1 chromosome 19, bHarHar1 primary haplotype, whole genome shotgun sequence, one genomic window encodes:
- the MTCH1 gene encoding mitochondrial carrier homolog 1 — MAAAAAPLPPAARAPPGGVAGRAAAAPGAAAEPGEAARAEGAEGLFVVLGAGLAAASHPLLYVKLLVQVGHEPLPPTVGRNVLGRKVLYLPGFFTYARHIVEVDGKRGLFRGLTPRLISSTLSTITRGSVKKAFPLEDMEHVSNKDDVKTSLRKVVKETSHEMMMQCVSRVVSHPLHVISMRCMVQFVGREVKYSGVFSAIGRIFKEEGILGFFVGLVPRILGDVIFLWCCNLLAHFINTYAVDDNFSQASVIRSYTKFVMGIAVSMLTYPFLLVGDLMAVNNCGLRAGLPPYAPAFTSWIHCWRYLSAQGQLFRGSSLLFRRAPMPAACFPID, encoded by the exons atggcggcggcggcggcgccgctgcCCCCGGCGGCGCGGGCGCCCCCTGGCGGTgtggcggggcgggcggcggcggctccgggggcggcggcggagccgggggaGGCGGCCCGGGCCGAGGGCGCCGAGGGGCTGTTCGTGGTGCTGGGAGCCGGGCTGGCCGCCGCCAGCCACCCGCTGCTTTACGTCAAGCTGCTCGTCCAG GTCGGGCACGAGCCGCTACCTCCAACCGTTGGAAGAAATGTGCTGGGAAGGAAAGTCCTGTACCTGCCCGGCTTCTTCACCTACG CCAGACACATTGTGGAAGTGGATGGGAAAAGAGGCCTCTTCCGCGGTCTTACTCCTCGCCTCATCTCAAGCACTTTATCAACCATCACCAGGGGGAGCGTGAAGAAG GCCTTTCCACTGGAAGACATGGAGCACGTTTCTAACAAGGATGATGTGAAGACCTCCCTTAGAAAAGTGGTGAAAGAG aCATCTCATGAGATGATGATGCAGTGTGTGTCCCGGGTTGTCTCACATCCACTGCATG TGATCTCTATGCGCTGTATGGTCCAGTTTGTAGGCCGGGAAGTCAAATACAG CGGTGTGTTCAGCGCCATTGGCAGGATATTTAAAGAAGAAGGGATCCTGGGATTCTTTGT CGGTTTAGTCCCTCGCATCCTGGGGGATGTTATCTTCCTCTGGTGCTGCAACCTCTTGGCTCACTTCATCAACACCTACGCGGTGGACGATAAT TTCAGCCAGGCATCGGTGATCCGGAGCTACACAAAATTCGTGATGGGG atCGCTGTGAGCATGCTGACGTACCCGTTCCTTCTCGTGGGAGATCTCATGGCAGTGAACAACTGTGG GTTGCGTGCCGGCCTCCCTCCCTACGCTCCTGCGTTTACATCCTGGATCCATTGCTGGAGGTATCTCAGTGCTCAG GGGCAGCTGTTCCGCGGCTCCAGCCTGCTCTTCCGCAGAGCGCCCATGCCAGCTGCCTGCTTCCCCATCGACTGA